TCTAATCCATTTTTTAAACCATTGGAATAGGAAACTTTTGTTTTGATACCATTACCATCGGAACCTACAAAATAATATAACCATTCTCCATCTTCTTCATTCTCTTTGAAGGCACCTTTTTCTACCCACTCACCTTTGTTATTTTTTCGGAAGTACGGACCATTTTTTTTGTCATCTACATATGTAGTTTCAGAAGATACGTTCCCTTGTTTATCGTACGTTTTGGCGATCCCTTCCTTTTTGCCATCGACCCATGGAGTTTCCGCAATGAATTTTTGAGGATTTTCTGGATCAGGTTTTTTCCAAATCCCTGTTTTTTTCCCGTCAACGTATTCTCCGATTTGGTCAAGTGTAGATTTATACTTTGGATTTTCAGGAGTTGACCCTGGTTGTTCGAATTGAATGTATTCTTCCCAATAACCATGTTTAGGGAGTGATTTAATTTTTGGTGCTGCAAATTTGGAAACCTGGTCTTCTGTACATTTTGTTCCACCACATTCTGCTTTCACTTCTCCAACAGCTCGAATTCCACCTGAATTTTTGAATCGTTCGGTGCGGATCCATTTACCCTTTGTTAATTTGAGTTCAAATTCCTGGTCACCTGATCCATCTTTTACTGATGCACCTGAACATTGGATTAGCAATGTTGTGATCATTAATGCATAAATTTTTCGATTCATGTTTCTATCCTGTCAAAGAGATGTGCTCGTTTCAATTTATTAACAGATAATAATTCATTCGCAATCGCTATTTTCCCGCCTGTCAATTTTTCTGAGAAAAATCTTGGAGGGAGTATATGAAATGCACCCTCCCCTTTTACATATAGAATTTCCCCATTTAAGGAGGTTAATTCGCATTCAAGTAATACCTTTCTTTTGGCCTTTTTTATGGGCCATGCACGAATTAATAATTCTGTTTCGACAGGAGTTGCTTTATGGAATTTAAAACTCATTGTATCCGTCATGACGATGTAACCTAAATGGAAACACAGTCCTCCCATTGCTTCGTCTAACACTGTCGACAAAATACCACCATGCACGAATCCTGGTGCACCATTATAAAGTTTTTTGAAATTATATGTAAAATTTACCTCTCCAGTATCATCGTGGAAAGTAAAATCTGCTACAAGCCCAAGTGGGTTTTCCTTTCCGCAACCAAAACAAGTGTCATGATGGATTTCGTAACCATGTCTGGATGGATTTTCGATAGGTGAATTCATTGTGTGTCCTTTGGAGTCTCTTCGTTTAGAAATTGATGTATGACGTGTGCAACCTTTTCCGGGTGATCCATATGCAAGTGATGACCACCGCTTAAAATCACTTCGGATAAGTTTTTGATTGCTGATTTTCTATTAGGGAAGGCATTTGCAATCGGGAAATTGGATTTGTCGCCTAGTATGAGTAATGTTGGACAATCTATTCTTTCGCAAAACGAAACTACTTGTTCTTCCGTATAACGAAAAAAAGAATTAAAATGTAATCGAATATCCCGTCTTGGTTTTAGCCCACGTGGAGTTTTTTCAATTCCTCTTTCCATTAGCACGGAAGCAGAATTTTCTGTCATGTCCCCTGCTCTAAGGCGAATCGTAATCGCGGACTCCATATCAAGAAAATAGGTTTCTTTTTTCCCTCTTGGGTGAAGAATCTGTCTGATTGCCTCCGACATGATATCAGGTGCAGCTTGTGAAACATTTGTTAGTGGGCCAAGAGCTTCAATCAAAATAAGTTTTTTGATTTTTAATAAATTTGTACCAGCAACTAACGTGGAAATGGCGGCTCCCATTGAATGGGCCATTAATATAAAATCTTCTATTCCTAAAGATTGGACGATGGATACAATTTCTAATGCGTATTCTGCAAAGTAATACACTGTGTTTTCAGGTTTGTGGCTTGATTTGCCATGACCAGGGAAATCAATTGAGATGAATCTATACTCTGGAAAATAAGGAGCAAGAGGTGCAAAGCTATTTGCATTGTCGAGCCAACCATGAAAACACAGAATTGGAATGCCTTGTGGATTCCCCCACTCCAATCCCTCGATTGAGTGAAATTTGGTGCGAATTGAAATCGGCAACATAAATATATGGTTTCTCGGCACCTTCGGATTGTAAACATTTATCTGGCGAAATAGACTTGATTCTTTATTTTGCTCTGATGGTATTTGTGGTATGTTATTTCTTCGGCTGTGTGTAGTTTTTTTAATTTGTGTAACCACAATATTGGGACAAAATAGAACATTGAAACAATGTGTCTCCTTGGTTGATTGTGAAAAAAAGGCAGATCTCACTTCCATTCATAGAAAAAAAATAACTTTCTTATCTTTTGGCATCAATGAGTTTTCAAAAGATGCGACAATTCAATCACTCATTCCTATTTATCTAAAAAGAGCCAAATCGATTCTTCTTGAAGCGAATGGAGATACTGGTTACACTGGAGAAGTTATACTAAAGGTTACTCATAAACCAGAATACAAACAGGCTCAACTACAAAAAGCGGAAGAAGACCTTTCCTTCATAGAGAATCAATTAGCTAAATGTTCTCCAGAACAAGTTAAAGAATTTAATGAATTAAAAGGAATACTTCAAAATTCTAAATGAGTCGTTTTATTTTTTCTGTAATTTTCATTTTCTTTAACTTTCATTGCAGTCAACTATCTAGAGAGGAACAATTACATGATGAATGTAATACAACTCGAAAGAATGGATATTTGTATATGATACCTATCCTCCAAAAACACACACCAGATGGTGCAACCGATACCAATACGATCTATTGGATTGGCAATACAGAATTGGCTTATAAAAAATGCATTTCAGAAGCAAAGAAAAATGAGTTCAATTTACGTTCCAATTGATGCATCATTTGCTTCTTCTTGGATTAGTCTTGAGCCGGCTCGAAATGTTAAATAACTCCAAACCCAACTGATGAGAGTGCTCATCTTATTTTTGAATCCAACTTGGTAAACAAGGTGTACAAAGAGCCACCCAAACCAACCCATTATACCCTTTAGCCGTATTCCGCCAAACTCAGCAACTGCATCTGTCCTTCCGATGGTTGCCATATTACCTTTGTCAAAATATTGAAATGGAATTAAGGTTTTATTTTTTTCAATTGATTGTATGATTTTAGCTACATATCTCCCTTGTTGCATGGCAACAGGAGAAACTCCTGGCAGAGGTCTGTTTAAACCTTTACTAAAATTGGCAGCATCTCCAATAACAAATACATTTGGATATTCTATTGTTCTGCAAAATTCATCTACAACGATTCTATTCGCCTTATCCTTGTTAATTGAAAGTTTTTGTGATAGTTCTGAGCCCTCAACTCCTGCAGCCCATATGATAGTATTAGATACAATCGTTCTATCTTTGAGGACAACTCCCGTGTCGGTTATATCCAATACAGGTGAGTTAGTTAATACTTCAACTCCCCTACTTTCTAACTTTTCCTTTGTGAAGGAGCTGGATTTTTCGCTGAATGCATTTAATAATCTTGGACCAGCTTCTATTAAGGTTACTTTTGTCATACCCGAATCGATACTACGTAAGTCTTTTCGAATGATATTATGTGATAACTCAGCAATGGAACCTGCTAACTCAACTCCAGTTGGTCCTCCGCCAATAATCACATAATGCATTAAACTTTTTGCTTTTTCGTAATCTCCGATTAATTCGGCTTGTTCGAAAGATAATAGAATCTGTTTTCGAATTGCCAATGCATCTTTTAAATTTTTCAATCCTAAGGTTTTTGATTGCCATTGAGAATTTCCGAAATAACTGGTTTTTGCTCCTGTAGCAATTACCAGATAATCATATTTTTCGTTATGGTTTTGAAATGACACTTCTCTTGTATTAAAGTTGATACCTGTCACCTCACCATATAAAATTTTTACATTTTTAAAATCGGTTGTTATAGATCGAGTTGGAATCGCTATATCTGCTGGAGAAAGTACTGCAGTTGCTACTTGGTAAAGTAATGGTTGGAACAGATGATGATTCTTTTTATCGATTACTAAAATTTCAAAGTTTTCCTTGTTCCCGAGTGATTTGATAACTTGTAGTCCACCAAAACCAGCACCAATGATAATAATCTTTTTCTTTAATTGGGACACATTTATACTCCTAAGTAATCTAAGAAGCCAATAGAACAGTTCTCTACTAATTCTTGAACGTTTTCAAAGTCCTTTTCACTTCCATAATACGGGTCAGGAACTATATCAGGTCCTGTATCAGAACGAAATTTTCCGAATTTAAAAATTTTATTTTTTAGGGCTTCATCATTTGTTAGACTTAGTAATTCGTTATAATTGTTATTATCCATAACAATTAAATAGTCAAAGTATTGAAGATCCTTAGATTGTAATTTTCTAGATCGATGGGTCAATTGGATTCCATGTTGAAGTGCTGCTTTGCGTGTCCGAGGGTCTGGTAGTTCTCCATCGTGATAACCAGATGTACCACAAGAATCAACTTCGAACATGTGATCTAATTTTCTTTTTTTTATTAAATTTTCGAATGCACCTTGAGCCGCTGGAGATCGACAAATATTACCCAAACAAATAAACAGTACTTTAATTTTATCTTTCATTTAATTTAAATAGTAAATATAATTTTTACCGCATTCTCTTAGCCATTTTTCAGCTATTTTAAAATTAGGATTTTGACTTTTTACCAAATTCCAAAATTTTTGTGAGTGGTTGTGCTCGATCGTATGTGAAATTTCATGTAAGATAATGTAATCTATAATATAATCTGGGCAATGTACTAAGCTTAAGTTGATTGATATATAATTTTTGGAATTACAACTTCCCCATAATGATCGCATTGTCCTTATGCTAATTTTGTTTACCTTCGTTTTTAAATTGAATTCAAATTTTTTTACTAATGGTTCAATTTTAGAAGTTAATAGGGATTTTAAATAATGTTTTGCTCTTTTCTTTCTTAATATCTCATTTTTCTCTTTTTTTACATAAAAACCATTCATAGGATCGTAGAATGTCTTTTTGTCATTGAAATAAATTTTTACACTTTCCCCGAATATGTGAATTGTTTCACCGTCTTCAAATTTGAGGCTCTTTGGTAAATCTTTAGGGATTTTTTGTAGTTTGTTTAAGATCCAGTTTTGTTTTTCGGCGATAAAGTTTTCTAATTGAATTTTTGAAATTTTTGCTGGGTGTTTTAGTACGACCCTACCGTTTAGATATACAGTTAATGATATATTTTTACTTTTTGTGATTTTTCTTTCAATTTCAATTTGAGTCATTCGTTTCTATTTTTTCTTTAATTCCTGATTCTTGTTTTTCTGCATTATCGATGCCGTGGTTCCATTCTATTTTGTTGAGAACTCCTAATTCGATTGAAAAGTCTTTAATATTGATATGAGATTTAAATCCAGAGACCAGATTTGAAGTCAAATCAGCCACGGTCAATCCTCCTTGAGAAGTGAATCTCCCTTCTGAGAAAAATCGTCTATGATTGAGTCTAAAATAACTTAACCATGTTGGATTAAATTGGTAACCTACTTCAATTTTAGAACTCCATCCGAAGCCATAATTTTCAGAGAAAAAGTTAATCGATCTCTGAACATGAAAATCTCTGGTTTTTATCCTTCCGATTGAAGGCATAAAACTAAAATCGAAATATAAATTGTTTTTGGAATATCGATAACCACCACCATAAAAAAATTCCCACAGATCATTAGAGTAACTTAATCCTAATCCTATCGGCGCATAAAAAACAGGAGTTGATTCTATGTATTGATTCACATCATAAAAAAGGTATTTGAAGTAGGAATATCGGGCTCCTGTTGCTATGAAAAAACCAGAACCTTCTTTCCAGTAATCAGGATTTGCATCCTGAAAATAATAACGACCAAAAAGCTCGATTCTGTTTTCAACAATGGTAGATTTACCTTTTCCGTCGGCAAAATTTCTGCTTCCTGAATATACAGTTGCTGAGTCACGGTAACTCCATTCTCGGGTTGCAATATTTGTTGAATTTTCAGTCGAAACTGTTCCTAGAAAAAAATCTTCATCCCTAGCTTCACCTGATTTTTGATTCCAACCCGTTGTTTTCAGTTTTCCATTAATTTCCCATCTATCTTTTGTATAAATTCCCTGGATTCCAAATAATGTGAAAGTGCGCGGGAAGGAAATTCTAGAACCACCACGAATACCTGATAAATTTGGGTATTTATTGCCTGTTTCAAAGATGTACTCACCTCCGGATTTTTCGATGGATGGTCCCCAAATAACTTCAGATTTCGTTGGAGTAGTAATAACTAGTAAAGAGGTAAAAACGAGGAAAAATTTGAAAAAATTTTGCACCAACTTAGAATGAATATTACCTCAATGTTGTAAATTCGTAATTTGATTTCCTCTAGGTGTTTTGAGGAAACTTGGTGAGTTAACATCTCCAATTAAAATTACCTCTTAGGGGTGAAATGATTTCACCCCTAAGAGACATAATTAAATTGACAATAGTCATCAAGATACGATGGTTAGAGTAGGTTAGGTAAAGTGGAAACAGTTTTTGATTCTGAAGAGGCTGCAAAATTTGTTGGGATAAGCCTCGATGATTTTCAGCAGAGGGTAACGGCATTAAAAGTTCCTGGATGGAAAACTGGTGAATTTAAGAAGTCGGTACTTTCCAAATATTTTGAAATCAATCATTCGGAAGGATTTGATAGTAACGTTATAGCAATCTCTAACCAAAAGGGAGGGGAGGGGAAAACAACTATCAGCTTATACTTAGCAGAAGCACTTTCGGAAAAACATAAAGTATTATTAATTGATTGGGATCCACAAGCGAATGCTACTCAGTTATTTCTAAATGACGATGTTACTTCAATAATGGATTATTTGGGATATCGTGGAAAAAAACCAAGAAACATTGAACCCCTTATCAAAACAGTAGCGAAGAATTTTGATTTATTACCTTCCACATTGGAACTAGCAAACCTGACAACACCTTATGAAAGAGATGACTTTGAATTATTAAAAGAGGCGATTTTACCATTAAGATCAAATTATGAATATATCATCATTGATTGTCCTCCTTCGTTAGGATTAATTTTAGAAAATGCATTGATTTGTGCAGATTATATTCTTGTACCAATTCAAACTAGGGCATTTAGTTTACAAGGGATTCGAGACTTGTATGAAACCATCCAAAAAATTCAAAGAAAAGCCAATCAACGATTAAAACTTTTAGGTGCTGTCTTAAATCAATTCGAAGGCCAAAAAGCTTTGGCTGGTTTGGCAGAGGGAGTTAAAAAATATTTCCCTGTATTTGAAACCGTTATTCAAAGGCGTGAATCCATTCCGCAGGCTCAGGCAAAAATGAGTTTTTTATCAAAAATCGACCTAGCAACTATGAAAAATTTTCGAGAATTGGCAATAGAGGTTAAAGAGAAAATCAATGTCCAAAAAAACTGAATTCCAAGCCTTAGATTTAATATCAGCTTATTCTGAGAAAAAAAAGAATCCTTCTCATCTTGAGTTAAGCCAAATATTTCCAAATCCAACCCAACCTCGGCTTATTGGTAGAGAAGATACTTCTGATTTACTCCCTTCCATGGAACGACTAGGTCTCATAGAACCCATACTGGTTCGAAAAGAAAAAGGTAAGTATTTAATCGTTGCTGGTGAACGAAGATACCGTGCTGCATTAAAGTTGGGCTGGAAAGAAATACCAGCCATTGTAACAGATGCAAACGAAGATGTTTGTTACGAAATGTCTTTAGCAGAAAATGAAAAACGAAAAAATTTAAATCCTTGGGAAGTTGGAAAGGCAATCCAATATCTAAGGAAAGAAAAGAAAAAAACTGCCGATGAAGTTTCAAATCTTTTAGGTTACAGTGAAAGGTATGTTAAACAACTTAGCAGTATAGCAAGATTAGATCAAAAATCAGTAATGGAATTGATCATAAGTGGTAAGCCATTGTCAGTCAAAAATTTAGAAGATTTACTAAAAAGAAAGGAAAATAGAGGGGGTGAAATCATTTCACCCCGTGTTGGATTATCGCAGACTAAAATTAGCATTAATGTCGGAAAACTAAATAGTAAATTGCGCGAGAGTTTTTTAAAGGAATTAAACTCGCTCAAAAAAAAATACGGTATCAGTGAATAGGGGAAAAATGAAATCAACTTTAAAATTAAAAACAATAGATGATATCGAAAAAGAATTATCAATTATAATCACTTGCGAAAAAAAACAAAAATCAGACATTACATTATCGCAAATTTTTGATTTTTTGGCTGAGTCCATTGAATTATCCATTCAGGGAGTAGGGTATACTACCAAAAGAACAACTATAAATAAACTTTTAGGAAAATATAAATTTGCGAAACTTATATCAACTGGCCATTATACGAAGGCAAATCAAATCCCCGGTTTCCCACCTAAAGACTTAGGTGATCCAGAATCTGCACAATTAAGATTAAAAACATCTTTAACGGCTTTTAAATTACATTCTGGACCGTTTGCTGACCATCCAGTTTTTGGGGAACTTGATAAAAAACAATGGGAGAAAATTCATGGAATTCTAGCTTCTTTTTTGTTTGGATACATACAGTTGTTTGGTGATGAGAAGCTAAGATTCACGAAAGATAGAGAAAATAAAAAAGATAGAAATTTTTCTGAAAAAAAACAAAATCACCACCAAAGAAAAAATGAAGACAAAGGTGAGTCCAAACCAAGCGGACACAATAATAGAAAATGGAAAAATAAAAAGAAAGCCCATTATAAGGGAAATAGAAACCAAGGAGGTGGACCTAAATGAGGATAACGTTAGTAAGCGGAAGTCATAGAAAAAATTCACAATCATTAAAAGTAACAAATTTTTTAGCATCAATTTTAAAAGATAAAGGCATCGAAATTAAAATTCTAGACTTAGGTAATTCACCATTACCAATTTGGGAGCCTGGAATGTGGGAAAAAGATTCGGAGATAAAAAAGTTTTGGAACGAATACAACCAAGGATTGTCTGAATCGGATGCATTTGTATTTATTACTCCAGAATATGCTGGTATGGCAAGTCCAGCGATGAAAAACTTTTTCCTATATTTATCTGGTGGGGACATTTCTCATAAACCAGGGCTTATAATAACGGTATCAAGTGGAATGGGTGGAAGTTACCCAAATGCCGAATTGAGAATGTCTAGTTACAAAAATACAAGAATCGTTTACATTCCAGACCACGTTATTGTGAGACATGTAGAAACACTTTTAAATTCGGAATCACCAGAATCTAAGGAAGATACATATATCCGAAGTAGATTAAACTATGTTTTGAACGTGTTAGTAGAATATGCAAAAGCGTTCACAGCTATTAGGTCAAGTGGTGTGATTGATATAAAAACTTACCCTTTTGGATTATAATCGATATTAAAATTGGAATTCCTACGTTCAATAATAGTGTCAATACATACCCAAAAAATGGACCTCCAAAGGTATATGGATCTACACTGTGCATAAAGTGTATGATAAATGGATGCAGTAGGAAGATAAATAAACTTTGATTTCCTATATAACTGAGGATTTTGGATATTGATCCATTGAAATCATTCAGGTATTGCCAAACGAATAACAGAAATAGTATCGGATATATGGTGTGGTGATTTTTTAAGTCTGTACCAAATAAATGACTAACTATTAGTACCAAAATTAAAGATAAAACGTAATAAATTGATAATATAAATTTTGAATTCTGATTGATTTCAGAATTCGATTGTTTTGTTTTCCCTATATGAATTCCTAGAACGAAGAAAAAAATATAATTGAAGATTGAAATTGAATGGTACTCAATCGGTAAAAAAGTATCAAAAAACCCTAAATTGGATATCACGTTGATTAAAAAGGAAATTAATAGGATTATATTTCGCCAATTATCTTCTTTCATGATTGGATTCAAAATATAGAATAATATGTAAAATTGTAACAACAAAGGTACAAAATAGAAGGGTGTAAACACTTTACCTAAAGCATAAAAAGTAAAAAACTCATTGAGTGAATAATGATTGTATTTAATCCAATACCCAAAAATTGAGAATACCGTATAAGGTACAACTAAGTGCCTAAATTTTGATATCCAATAACCTTCCTTTATTTTTAGAAAAATAGCTGATGTCAGGATAAACATTGGGACAGAAAAACGTGCCAAATTCGATAACATCAATGTATTATGGATAATAAAAGTATCACCAGGATGAAAAAACTGAAAGTAAGAATGGATATGAATCATTACAATTCCTATCATTGCAAACCCTCTTAATACATCAAAACGTGATTCTCTGCTATTTTTTGATTGGTTTGGCACTGGAAATAATAATGGAATGCGGAAGAAGTAAAACGTAAGTGCCAACATCCCTGCTAGTATGATCCCTAATAATTCCCATTCCATATCGTAATTGTCCTTTTCGAACATTTTCATTTTATATTTCAGGATGGAAAGGAAAATGAATTCAGATTTTAGCCAAAATAGCCAAAAATAGATATAGGAGTCACCATTTTATGAGCAAACTCAACATTCCGCCGAACCAAAGGATCTTCAAAGAAGGGGAGTTGAATAATGCTATGTACATCATTTTGCAAGGGAATGTAGAAATATTTTTTACTGTTAATAACAGCCAAACACGATTGGCGCTCATGAAACCTGGGGATTTTTTTGGAGAAATGGCTTTGTTTAGTTCCAATCCAAGGAGTGCAACTGCAAGGACAATTACAAACTGTGAATTAGCAGTAATTGAGAGTAAACAACAGTTAGAAAATTTCTTGGTTAAAAATCCGAAATTCGCAGCCAAGATGGTTTCTATTATGGCGGATCGATTGGCAAAAACAAATGAATTATTAATTAGCAGTATGGAAAAATCTGTTGCTAAGAAAATTGAATTTAGTACCGAATTAGGAAAAGATTTAAAAGAAGATTTGGGAAGTGTTTAGTTTTAATCCTATCAACCATAAATAGATGGTAAGTTTTTTTTGACTAAAGTGATTTCTAATATAGGCGCATAACTGAGTAAATTCTTCAAATTGACCTTATGACCTTCCGCGAGTACAAATTCTTTCAATATTTCTAAAGTTTCTTCGGGTGATAAACTTGAGATAAAAGGGTATTCTGGATGGCCAACTAAATTGAGTTCGTCAGCTAAATTCGGGTCTTCTAAATCTTTTTCTTCCAGTGTAAGTAATAATTTCCAATCCATTTTTAAATAAAGAGATTTTGGTATTCTTCTCTATGTTCCTCAAATTTTACTTTAAAACGATCTTGCATTTCTCGAAATTCTTTTTCTGAGTGAATTTCAAAATAATCCAAAACTTCTGGTTCAACAGTAAAGTAATTCCCTTTTCCTTTGCCGATATTTGACAGGATGTCTGCCAAGTATATGATTTGGCATAAAATGTTATTTCTTGATTTACACTGCCAAGGTTTGTGATGGAAACGAATTACGTCTAAAATTTCTTCAGGGAAATGCCATTTGTCAGAAATTAAATAACCAATCTCCGAATGAGTTGTTCCAACCGTGTATTCTTCAACCCATTCCGAAATTTCCGTATTATCGTCGCTTCTCAAGACTCGGATCTGATTCACTTGGCTTAAATCAAGGGATAAGAGAACCATTCTTCCTAAATCATGTAGTAGGGCAGCGATTGTTGCAGATTCTAAAAGTTGGAAGTGTTTTCGCTTTTCTTCTAATAAAAATTTCACATACATAGAAGTTTTGAAAGAGTGAGTCCAAACTAGAACTTGTTTCGCATAACGAGAGTTAAGTATTTTTTTGGCACCCAAGGCCAAAAAGATTGACTCCAGGTTTTTTAGACCAATTCGTTTCACTCCTTCAACAACAGAAACAATAGATTTATGGACTCCAAATAATGGTGAATTTGCAATTTTGATGATTTCAGCCGCGATCGCTGGGTCTTTTTCAGCTTCAGTCGCAATTTCTTGGAAAGTAACATCTTTCTTTTTTGCAATCGTGATTAATTTATTAATTTGAGCTGGCAATGGCGGAAGTGAATTTACTTCTCGGATCAAAAGGTCTTTGATGCGTGATTGGCTATCTTTTGGGATCAATTGTTTGGGAATACGAATGATCACTTCCGTATAGTCTTCACCTGTTACCAATTCGAAAAATTGGTTCGGTATTCCTGAATTACGAAGTAGGATATGAATTAATACAATGCCAAGACCAGAACTTTCCTCATTGTCTACGGATTCTCGGTAAGCATCATTGATATTTCTATACTTTGTTGAAGCTTGGACCCTTCTAACGATTCGATTTTTTTCTTCTGGTAGGATTTTTGCATTATTGCGAACTCGAAACTCAATAAAATCCTCTTTGTACATTGTACTAAGAGAGATAGAATAATTTGATTTTTCTAAAGATGAAAAGACTCGTTTGCGATGGTGACCAAATTCTTCCTTATAAAGACTAATCCCTCTTGCATAATCTTTTTCATCCCATAAGTCTAACCCTTGTTCTGAGAAAAAAACACGTTTCCCATTGGCTTTACAACCATTCACTAAAAGTTCGCTTAGGATGGTGAATAAAATCTCATGGAGGAATTCCAGAGAAATACTCCTAACCACTCGACCAATCCAAATGTCCAATTCCGGACAGTCGATTTCCGAAAAATGGACATATTCTTTGGTGATCAATTTTCCAGAGAGAAAGTCCTCCTGGAATGTCATGAGTGGGGGAATCGACATGATAAAACTGTTTTGA
This window of the Leptospira limi genome carries:
- a CDS encoding ParB/RepB/Spo0J family partition protein, yielding MSKKTEFQALDLISAYSEKKKNPSHLELSQIFPNPTQPRLIGREDTSDLLPSMERLGLIEPILVRKEKGKYLIVAGERRYRAALKLGWKEIPAIVTDANEDVCYEMSLAENEKRKNLNPWEVGKAIQYLRKEKKKTADEVSNLLGYSERYVKQLSSIARLDQKSVMELIISGKPLSVKNLEDLLKRKENRGGEIISPRVGLSQTKISINVGKLNSKLRESFLKELNSLKKKYGISE
- a CDS encoding M48 family metallopeptidase, which encodes MTQIEIERKITKSKNISLTVYLNGRVVLKHPAKISKIQLENFIAEKQNWILNKLQKIPKDLPKSLKFEDGETIHIFGESVKIYFNDKKTFYDPMNGFYVKKEKNEILRKKRAKHYLKSLLTSKIEPLVKKFEFNLKTKVNKISIRTMRSLWGSCNSKNYISINLSLVHCPDYIIDYIILHEISHTIEHNHSQKFWNLVKSQNPNFKIAEKWLRECGKNYIYYLN
- a CDS encoding NAD(P)/FAD-dependent oxidoreductase, producing MSQLKKKIIIIGAGFGGLQVIKSLGNKENFEILVIDKKNHHLFQPLLYQVATAVLSPADIAIPTRSITTDFKNVKILYGEVTGINFNTREVSFQNHNEKYDYLVIATGAKTSYFGNSQWQSKTLGLKNLKDALAIRKQILLSFEQAELIGDYEKAKSLMHYVIIGGGPTGVELAGSIAELSHNIIRKDLRSIDSGMTKVTLIEAGPRLLNAFSEKSSSFTKEKLESRGVEVLTNSPVLDITDTGVVLKDRTIVSNTIIWAAGVEGSELSQKLSINKDKANRIVVDEFCRTIEYPNVFVIGDAANFSKGLNRPLPGVSPVAMQQGRYVAKIIQSIEKNKTLIPFQYFDKGNMATIGRTDAVAEFGGIRLKGIMGWFGWLFVHLVYQVGFKNKMSTLISWVWSYLTFRAGSRLIQEEANDASIGT
- a CDS encoding PaaI family thioesterase, whose protein sequence is MNSPIENPSRHGYEIHHDTCFGCGKENPLGLVADFTFHDDTGEVNFTYNFKKLYNGAPGFVHGGILSTVLDEAMGGLCFHLGYIVMTDTMSFKFHKATPVETELLIRAWPIKKAKRKVLLECELTSLNGEILYVKGEGAFHILPPRFFSEKLTGGKIAIANELLSVNKLKRAHLFDRIET
- a CDS encoding alpha/beta fold hydrolase: MLPISIRTKFHSIEGLEWGNPQGIPILCFHGWLDNANSFAPLAPYFPEYRFISIDFPGHGKSSHKPENTVYYFAEYALEIVSIVQSLGIEDFILMAHSMGAAISTLVAGTNLLKIKKLILIEALGPLTNVSQAAPDIMSEAIRQILHPRGKKETYFLDMESAITIRLRAGDMTENSASVLMERGIEKTPRGLKPRRDIRLHFNSFFRYTEEQVVSFCERIDCPTLLILGDKSNFPIANAFPNRKSAIKNLSEVILSGGHHLHMDHPEKVAHVIHQFLNEETPKDTQ
- a CDS encoding DUF1569 domain-containing protein, which produces MKSTLKLKTIDDIEKELSIIITCEKKQKSDITLSQIFDFLAESIELSIQGVGYTTKRTTINKLLGKYKFAKLISTGHYTKANQIPGFPPKDLGDPESAQLRLKTSLTAFKLHSGPFADHPVFGELDKKQWEKIHGILASFLFGYIQLFGDEKLRFTKDRENKKDRNFSEKKQNHHQRKNEDKGESKPSGHNNRKWKNKKKAHYKGNRNQGGGPK
- a CDS encoding ParA family protein, translated to METVFDSEEAAKFVGISLDDFQQRVTALKVPGWKTGEFKKSVLSKYFEINHSEGFDSNVIAISNQKGGEGKTTISLYLAEALSEKHKVLLIDWDPQANATQLFLNDDVTSIMDYLGYRGKKPRNIEPLIKTVAKNFDLLPSTLELANLTTPYERDDFELLKEAILPLRSNYEYIIIDCPPSLGLILENALICADYILVPIQTRAFSLQGIRDLYETIQKIQRKANQRLKLLGAVLNQFEGQKALAGLAEGVKKYFPVFETVIQRRESIPQAQAKMSFLSKIDLATMKNFRELAIEVKEKINVQKN
- a CDS encoding LIC20035 family adhesin, yielding MNRKIYALMITTLLIQCSGASVKDGSGDQEFELKLTKGKWIRTERFKNSGGIRAVGEVKAECGGTKCTEDQVSKFAAPKIKSLPKHGYWEEYIQFEQPGSTPENPKYKSTLDQIGEYVDGKKTGIWKKPDPENPQKFIAETPWVDGKKEGIAKTYDKQGNVSSETTYVDDKKNGPYFRKNNKGEWVEKGAFKENEEDGEWLYYFVGSDGNGIKTKVSYSNGLKNGLEINYYKDGAIESQGNYSADVRTGLWKMFGNKGNILAEGNYSKKENSENLDIKYERTGIWKEYYPDGNLFGTGPRKHTRTGEWKFYYKNGQVAYHGNMANESMLESAKVYDQSGKILGEGKMFFSIVKIDEELQDLKLNYKPSIPYTYFYPSGKKRMVIRSTEDATEYSEDGKELGRGPVEPQGRKMGCWTIGGKTEYYMIDKPMPKMTASQCK
- a CDS encoding low molecular weight protein-tyrosine-phosphatase, with the protein product MKDKIKVLFICLGNICRSPAAQGAFENLIKKRKLDHMFEVDSCGTSGYHDGELPDPRTRKAALQHGIQLTHRSRKLQSKDLQYFDYLIVMDNNNYNELLSLTNDEALKNKIFKFGKFRSDTGPDIVPDPYYGSEKDFENVQELVENCSIGFLDYLGV
- a CDS encoding putative porin translates to MVQNFFKFFLVFTSLLVITTPTKSEVIWGPSIEKSGGEYIFETGNKYPNLSGIRGGSRISFPRTFTLFGIQGIYTKDRWEINGKLKTTGWNQKSGEARDEDFFLGTVSTENSTNIATREWSYRDSATVYSGSRNFADGKGKSTIVENRIELFGRYYFQDANPDYWKEGSGFFIATGARYSYFKYLFYDVNQYIESTPVFYAPIGLGLSYSNDLWEFFYGGGYRYSKNNLYFDFSFMPSIGRIKTRDFHVQRSINFFSENYGFGWSSKIEVGYQFNPTWLSYFRLNHRRFFSEGRFTSQGGLTVADLTSNLVSGFKSHINIKDFSIELGVLNKIEWNHGIDNAEKQESGIKEKIETNDSN